CGGCTGGTCAATTCTTGCGGCTGAGAAAGGACTCGGACCGGATTGATGTGACCGAGGCGCTGTCGTATTTGCGCGAAGCTCTTCATGTAATTCGGGACGTCGTCTTGAGCGAGAACGTTTCCCCCGGCAAGTTCCCGGATGCTATTGAAGTAGCTCACTAGTGTCCAATATGGATCTCTCACATCGTCCGGCAGCTCGCTGACTAATTGTGTAAGAGCTCCACAACATCGCAAAAATAATTGCTTCCCGGACGTGCCGGGCGCCATCAGGCCTAAGTATGTGCGCCCAGGAAGGTCCGGGGCAACCTGTGCAAAAAAGGACTCTCCCGCAGTCAGGGCTGGTGGCGGAAATTGGCGGACCTTTCGTTGAAATAAGTTCCACACCTGTTCATCGGCTCGCCTGATAGTCGCCGTCGAGCCGATCACCTTGGGAGTACGTCCTGCATTGTCACGCGCCAGAACGTCAACCGCAGTCTCGAACAGGCCGACCATGGTACCCAACGGTCCAGAGATCAGGTGGAGCTCGTCCTGGATGATCAAATCCGGAGGTGGGAGGTGCGCCGCAAACGATAAGCGTCCAAAGAGCGAGCGGGTGTCGGCATTCCAAGTCAAACGAGCGAATTTATCAACCGTGCCAATTACGACGGAGGGTGGTTCGTCGTAAATCTGCTCGTCCACGATCTGCACTGGCAAACCGGAGTCCCGACGGAATGGACAATTTCCCTTAAGTGGCGCCGGTAGTCGGCCTCCACATTGAAAAACAAGCCGAAGTCCTCGGGCATTCAACTCATCCGGCGAATTAATGGTTTTGCCCAGGGAATCGGTGATTCGCATGCGAGAAACATCTATCGCGTTACCACACCATGGACAATCGCGAATGTGTCTTAAGTCAGATCCCGATTCAGGTTCATGCCCGTCTTTAAGGCGCGTCAGGATGCTGTATGCGCCCTCTACGACGTCCTCGCCGGTGCCAATGTCTCTGAAGCGGTTTGGTGAGGAATTGCCACCGATCCACAATCCGATGACGAAGGGGGTTAGTCCAACATTCAGTGTCTGATTACGAATGTCTCGTTTTTGTTCGCGAATTCCTTCGCAAGCGCAAATAAGTCTCGTGGCTCTTTCGAACTGCTGAGTTGTTAGAAGGCGAAGCGTATACCGTGTGATGACACTAACGCCAGCGCCCAGATCCGGATTTGTCGGTTCGCGTAAACGGCGATGAAAAAGTGTAAAAGCCGTTAGCCCCAGATATGCTTCGGTCTTCCCGCCGCCGGTCGGAAACCAGATCAGGTCCATCAGCTGTCGTTCTGTGGGGCGTTCACTAGTAGTGTCGCCACTAGATGAACTTGGCGCATCGACTCTTAGATCGGGAACAGCAATCGAGTTAATCGTCATCAGCAGGAACGCCAGCTGAAACGGTCTCCACTTGGCCGGTGCCAATGTATCCAAGTCTTCGATCGGCTTTCCTGCTCGACGTGCGCTCTGTAGCGCAGCCATCTGCTGCTGCTGAAACATTGCTTCATTTGCCAATCGAAAGCATCGAAATGCAATGGGGTTGGAACGCAGAGTCTGAATGCCAGCTCGCATCCTGGCGAGCACTTCGCGACCAAGTACGTCAATATTCGGAACCGCAGCTCGTTCGCGTACAGAATCACTTTGATCTGGATCGCGTATTTCCGCGACCGCTTCATCAATTTCTAACCGACGGTCTTTCAGCCACGCAGCATAGGTACAACACAGTCCTTCGAGGGCACCGAGGATCCAGTCGTCATTACGCGCCCCGGCAAGATATTTCATGATAAATATATTGTCAGGCTCTTCCTCTCTGAAGTCGTCGGGCAGCGCAGATCGAAGCGCACCTATTAGCTTAGCAGACTTATCGTCATCCTTGGAGTTGAAGAGATCGTAGCGCAATTCCGGCACCTTGAACTGAGGAACAAACTCAGTCCAGATACGTGTTGCAGTCCGATGTGTCGGGGAAGTGCGTTGCCAGTCTGCCGCACAGCCGTGACCTGTGGCAAAGTCGCGAGCATGCCGATATAGGAGAAGATGCTGTACGTAATCGGGATCTGACGTCCGGCTCGCCCCCGCTGGAGACTCGACAAAAACCTCCTGTTCTTCGCTATCCGTTGGGAAAGCTTCGATTTTGGGCTGGAAAATCGTGTTGCATTCTCGCTCTTGCCAATCGGTTGCGGATACTTCATTTCGGTTCACGAGCGTTGCCGTAATCAGTTTCGGCTTATTTGGCCCATGGTCATGTTGCCGAAGATCCAGTTCAACACGCGAAATCGGCCCCGTTTCCCCGTCAAAAGGATACAGCTTTTTGTCTTGGGCTCCGACGCAGATCAATTGCGTTGTCGAGAAGCCAACTCGCTTCCAAGTCTCACGTTTCTTTGGGTTTGCTTCTTCTGCGGCCTTGGCGGTTCCTTCGGCGGTAACGCCCAGAGGAACTTCCGTCGTTTTTCCGAGACCTTGCAAGAGTCCACCGAGAAGCGGCTCGCTTGGCTTTTTCGTTTTGCCGTCCGTTAATGTCGTATTCTGTGAAGGCTCATCCGGAGGTGTGTGAATGTAAATCGCGGCCGATATCCGCAATTGAACCGCGGTCACTTCGTGTCTGACATGAAGCGTTAGCCCCATGGCCGAAGGCCACATGGCATTAATCAAAGATGGAATGCCCTCCAAAGAGGACTCATTATCGCCCTCTTGCAATTCATCGTTTTGCTCAGTATCCGTAGCAGAATTCATTGGCCGGAGTGAACCGCAGATGTAGGTCCTAGAAGGCGGGTCAGCCAATACCTCATCGTCGACGCCAGGTCCTACCGTTGACTTACGAAATTCTTCAACCAGTGAAGTACGCGCGGTCAGGTATCCTGTCATGTTCATCGATTGCCTATCCTTTCAATGCACCCTGAAAGTTCCGGTAAGAGCACAAAGGGGAATGCCGGGTTTCCCGTAACAAATGTTCTCACATCTATAATCCGGACGGAGTACTGGCAATTAAGGGCGTCTTCGACTCCAAGATGTTTGCGCACGAAGTCGGCGAACTCGACAGTAAATCCAGGTCCAAACTTCCACGTTGATGCTAATCCCGCAACCTCGAGGCCGAATCTGCCATCACCGGCATAGTGAATGCGAAGGCGTCCAAGCCGGCGGAATTCACGCCATAGCGCCTCCTGCATTGCGACGAATTCTTGCTGGGCCACAACTTCGGCGGCGTCATTCAATCCGCCAATATCGAAGAACTCGAATTTCCAATTGAAGACATTCGGGAGCCAGTAGCTACCCGAGCATCGATAAACTTCTCGACGTGCTCGGGTAGCGGCAACATAAGCCAAGCGACATTCCTCGGGGTCGGAACTTCGTTGATCGAGAATGCGATCAAGGTTTGCGATTACTACGACATCAAACTCGCGGCCTTTAGCTTGATGGATCGTTGAGATCCATACTTCTCCTGCCTGAGGTTGCTCCCGCAAGTCAGTGGGTACAACCGGGTTTCGATCAATACCCTCTATGATGTCGTTTAAAAGAAACCCATTTGCATTAATGCTGAATGCAGTAGTTAGCCAGTCTAGGTTTTTCGATGCCTCGTTAACAGTACGCGATACTCGCGTCGCGTATGCCTCGAGGAACCCGGCGCGTGTATACCTTTCGGTGGTGTTCAAACTCCCAAATACGCGCCCAATCCAGCCAGGATACCCTCTGCCATCAGATTCTGCCACAACCTTAAGCGGCCTATTGAACCGCTCCTTCAATATCGAGCACCCTACCTCAAGCTGTCGTACTTCCCGATTGGTTCGAGCCAAAATGGCGACACGCGTCTTGCGCGAATCTTCGTTAGCCAATTCTAGAGGATCTTCGAGGACTGGCTGTTCCTCAAGTAATGACCGGAGCATATTTCGATCCGGATGCTCTCCGGGAAGTTTGTTTCCAGCTTGGTCATCCATCGCAGTCTGCAGGTTGACCATTAGACGTTTGCAGGAGTGACTGAATCGGAACTGTTCTGTAAAAGCGAGCAGTTCAAGATCATTGTAGATGACTTTAAGCTCACGTATCAGCCAGAAGGCATCCATAGACCGCTCTTCGAGCGGCATGCCTTCTAGCGCGAATCCATAGATCGCCTGACGAAGATCGCCAAGGATCAGAACTCCATGCTTTGTACCGCTCAATGCGCTGAGCAAGTTGCGAATTAAGCGCGCCCGTACCCCGACGACATCTTGGACTTCGTCTATGACGACCAGCCGCACTCGCTGTCGAATGAGCCGCACTGCTTCAGCTTGCACTTCAGCACCCTTGCCACCTTCCAATATCTGTGCCAGCAAACGGACATTGGCGTCATACCCTGTTTGCGCGCCGTTGGAAAGTAAAGAGCCTAAAAGTACACCTGTGAGTGAGTCGAGAGTAGAGATACGAGGATGCTGGTAAATAGCGCCCTCTCGCCGCACCATTTCTAACGCCAGCCGCTGGCTCAATTCTGCAGCTGCTGCTCGCGAGAAGCTCACGACCAAGACCGTGCTAAGATCGCCACGCAGATGATTGGGACCGGCAAGTTGTACGAGCCGTTGAATTACGGCATGCGTCTTGCCTGTGCCCGGCGGCGCAATTACTAGTTGATGCTCGTTCACTTGCGCCAATATGACGCGGTTTTGTGGGGTGACGAGCGACGCACATGCTCGGGAGGGAGCGTCTGACAGAGAAGTCGGCTCGTCACATACGGGTTGCAAGGTTACGGGTGTGTCATCAAGAGTGCGAGGAACCGGCGGAAGAAGGAATCGATGAGCGTCACAGATACCTAGGTAAGGATCCTTAATCGCGATCCGAAAATCCTGAAAGTGCTTGCGCTCAGCCCGCTGCGAATCCGTTAAGTCCTTCATCACTTCGCCACGCCGCAACATCCAGAACAGACGGATATACTGGTACAGCTCCTCCCAATTGAGGGCTTGCTGGAAACGAGTTACATCGGCCTGTATGCGATCATAGCTGACTACATTAAGTCGAACCTGGATATTGGTCTGAAAGTCATCCATGAGTCGACCTGCTTGTGCCCGGTACTAACGCAAGTGGAATGCGACTAAGTTCAACTTGTTCCCGGGTCTCTTGATAATTGTCCAAGCCGTCAAGTTGTATCCGACCGATTGCCATTGCAGTGACATATAAATATTCATCTAGGCCAACTCGTAATCTCACATCGTAGGGTATGGCGCTTCGTAGATCGGGATCACGGCGGTGTACTACTGGCACCGATAATATTTCCAGCGGCTCATATTGCCCTCTGTCGGGTACGTAGCCGACTTCTAGAACGGCTTGCGGCGCAGCCAAGTCGGTTACCCGATACTTGTACTCTCGATAGGTTAGCTCTCCGCTTCCTCGCGGAAACGGTTGCCCTTTGCGAAGCACATAGTGGAGTCGATCATCGAATTGCCGTATAGCGATATCTGCTGATAGGGCTAGTTCAAAACCACGCTCGGCGAGAATTGCACATCCTCTGACAGTGGCCCGCTGCCTATTCTCTACAACCAACTCTCGCGCTTGCGGCCAAATCATTTGCAGCTTCTTGCGTACCATTGCTGACTGCGGCGGTCCGCCCACAAGCAGATAGTGTGCAACATCTTCAATCGCTAAATTGGCGCTACGCGTAGTTTCTATCGCGAGCCGGCGGACTTTGTCGACAAACCAATCAAGGCACTCTTCAATCATCGGCCCCGTCAACTTGAAGTATGGATAGAGTTCCGGCGGGGTATCCTGTTGCCAAAAGTCAGTATTGTTGGCCAGCGAGCCCGTAGACAGATAGGCTATTTTCCCGCGCTCCAGACGACTCAGTATCGAGCTTTGTATGCTCCGATTCGCTGAGTCAAACCAAGACTGAGCATCTGGGCATCGGGAAAGCGCCTTTGAAAGGATCCGCAAGTCGAGGTCCCGGCCGCCAAGACCTGAGCTCCGGGCATTTACGTTTAGGTCCTCGATGCGGTTTGGTGAGCGGGCGCAACGCACGATTGTGATATCTACAGTTCCGCCGCCCCAATCAATCACACCGACTGGTCCCTCTGGAAAATCGCCGTGTTGAATCGCGGAATACACCGCCGCAGTTGGCTCATAGACAAACTCAACTTGTGATATACCAGCGCCTCTCGCAGCTCTGAGTAGGGCTTGCCGATGGGCGGGAGGGAACTCCACGGGAGTGGCAATCACGGCTCCGAGCATGTCCGGTGCTGGACGGCCGCCGAAAAGCTGCTCAATCAATGATTTCAAGAAGCGAGTGACAAGTTCTTCGGTATGAAACGTTTTCGGGCCTATGCGAAGTTCCGGAGCTCGGCCTAATTGCGGCTTGAGTCCGGTGATGATTAGGCTATTGTCACCATCCGTTAGAGACGCCTTTAGCGCATCGAAGCCATATCGATAGGCATCTTGGAAATAAGAGATCATTGACGGTATTGGAAGATCGCCGGTCGGTCCTCCGAGTGTTTCAGCAAAGCGCTGCTGTTCGATCATTGCGGAGGCTGAATTCGTTGTTCCGAAGTCGATCCCAATCCAGAGCATGTTCCCTGCTCCTCTCATTTCCATAAGCGTTGGCACTTAGAATGTCCATTGACTCGTTCGCTAAAGGACGCCGGTCAAGAGGCTTTAATTGGGTGTCCTAGGCCGCCAATCTGTTGCCACAGGATTTCGTCTAACTGATTCCAGATTCCTGCGAGATGACGAGGTTCTCGCTCCCCTCGCACAACTTTTTCAAGCATGCTTGCCATGAGCTCCCATGTTTGACGAAGGTCCATTCCCAAGCCATCCAACGCATGTTGACGAATTTGGGCGAGTTGCCGATCCGAGCGATGTGTTAGACGTTCGTAGTCTTCCTTTGTCGTTCTCAACTCCTTCTCTGCTTGCGCCATCGTAGTCTGAAGAACGGAGTAAGAATGTTCCAGTTGCGCCCGTCTCGTTGCTTCTGCATCGCGTTGCTCCCGAGCGCTGTTCAAATCACTCCTTAGCTCCGATATGCGTGATTCCTGAAGTTGCAGCGAGATTTGTAGCTGACCGATTTCTTCCTGAAGTGATTGCCTTTCGTGCCGCAGAGCTTTTAGCTGGTCACTTGTGGTCTGCTGATTTCGAGGAAGTGAACGGAGGAAAGTGAACAACGCGTTTATGCTGGCCTTCACGGGCTCTGGGAGGTCTGATAACGCTTCCTCCCACGCGCCTACTGAGTTCTGCTTTACGGAGTCAGCGAATGCAGGTTCGGCATCGAGACCGGTGAGTTGTCGAGAGGGATCGAAGTTCGCGATGACGTTTGTCGAGATTGGCCGCAGCAGTTCGCCGAACTGCCGGATAAGCTCTGTGCCAATTGGGGCTTGACGGATTTTAGAATTGTACTGACTCGAAAAAGGAGAGAGTTCGCTGAGGCACATCAGCAGCGGAACGATGCCACGTATGCCGCTGTGATCAATCTGGCAAATCCTATCCAGATACGGTTCCGCAATATCGCGTCCGCGTTCGTGCTTAAATGAAGTAAAAGGCGTCAATAAATCCAGTGACATTTGTGCCCATGCGTCGCACCAACAGGGGTCGCTACGGCGGTCAATTGCCCGATCCCAAACTCGCACTCCTAGAAAGGCAAAGTCATCGTTGAGTTTCTTTCTCAAATCACGTAGTAGTGGCTTCGAGAACCGAAAAACCTCTGCCGAATGTCGTTTGCCAGGGGATGCTGCTTCTAAGTCGTTAGAAACCAAGCGACAAACGATAAGATCGTGAAGCAGATAGCGATGGGCGTTCGGTGCTTTACTGAGAAGTAATCCCCGAATAGCCGCTTCCGTCGAGACGGAAGTGTCGAGCATGCCGAGCGCTTGCGAAAAGAGGCCGAAAGCATTGTCATGCAGCGCGGCAGCGCTACCAATGCGGGCGACGAGTTGCTGCAAGGGATCCTTGCGGAAGCGGTCTCGTACTAATAGATCCAAACGGCGGATGGAATCTTTCAGTGGATCCCCGCCAGTTACGATTCGCTCCTCGAGCTCATTTAAAAGTAGTTCAATGTCACCGGGGGCACTTGTCGTAGTTGGGAATGTTTCGGAATCTGTCACGTTGTTTCTCTTGCAAGCGGTCTGTTTGTGCGGTGCTCATACCCCTGCAAAAAGCGCAGGAAATCAGCCCGGCACGGGAAGTATGGTTGGACAAAGTGTTCGTTAGAGCGGTGCGTTACCGAAGCCGCAGAGCCGGAGTCCGTCTTAAGGCGATTCGCGGCGTCCGCAAGTGCCTTCAGCCATGTTCGTTCCTCTGATGTACGAGATTCATCAGAGGCCGCCTGAGATAGCGTGGCTTTCCAAGCTGCAAGGCGGTTTCTGAGAGGCGGCTCTGTGTAAAACTGCAGCTGAATTGCCACCGTTCCGACTTCAGCAAGTATGCCAGCAGGAACATTCTCAGGTTGAATCAATGAAACACGCGCCGCGGTTCGCGGTGGATCGTCGAGGTAGCCCAGTAATGTATCGATCAGTTGATAAAGGATTGACTTTTGATCTCGTATCGCGTCGCGAGAGCGATCGATGAGAGTGTACAGCGAGTATTCGTGCCAAGGTTCGTACAAATTACGAAGAAATCTGTAAAGCAGTGTCGCGTTTGCCAACGCAGGCTCACCCGAAGGCCAAGATTCCAAAAAGTCAGTTAATGGTGTATCTCCTTCAGGTATAGCGGGAGAAAACGCTGTGATATCTAGACTTCGAATCGCGAAGGTTTCACCCTTACGTCTCAGTGCCAGTCGATACTCACCCGGCTCTCTCACACTTACAGAACAGCAATGTATTTGGCGATCAAGGCCGCTGCTGTTCATTTGGACGGGAAAGCGCTCCTCCGACTGTTCTGGTTCACCCGCGGCTAGTGGAATGGCAATAATCTCAAGAGACTCGCCTGCAACAAACCCGCATATTACTTCGACCTCCAATTGGCAAGTAGTCCCACCGGCAAGAGAAGGAATTCCCTGGTGCAGCATCTTGAATCCTAAAACACACGGGCGCAGGTCAAGCGAGATGCCGCCGACTTTTCTTCCGTCGCTCTCCAAGCAAATTGACGAGTAGGGACTTCCCAGCCATTTTTTCTGCGCAGGCGTGTCCTCAAACAGTTCCCTAGGTAGCAGCTTAAGAAGATTGAGGTCGCCAACTACCGGCCCTTGCAAGATTGTCGCGACGAGAAAATCTCGAGGAGTGATCGACTCCCCAGTATTCACGGCGATCTGGACTTTTTGATCCACATTCGGAATGACAACTCGCGCGCAAGGCGTAAAAGTATCAATTAGGAAGGTCCGCAATGCCTCAAGATCCCATTCGTCTTTCCAAAACCACGCTCCCAGTAACGTTAAGTCGGTTCGTTTCAGCAAATCCAAATTCGAAAACGGGAAGCGGTTCGATAGGTAAACCGCCTCGGCAACGACTTGGCCCTCGGAAGGGATTTCGTTGGATGTAGCTTCCCGTAGTTCGAAGGGATTGTGAAGGCCGGAAGTGTCCTCGAGACGGACGCCACCCGGTATTTCCGGACTGCGCGGAAGCGGAGTTTCGAGATTGTACGGTAGCACTACAAACCGCTCGCTCTGTCCGGAAACCCCCAGGGTGCCGCCAGCACCTTCTTCGAGCTCCAGCCAACCATCAAGCGCGATGCGCCGAACGTTGAACCCTGGTTCGGTTAACTCAATTGAGAGAAATGACTCTAGGGGCAATCTCA
This is a stretch of genomic DNA from Planctomycetia bacterium. It encodes these proteins:
- a CDS encoding UvrD-helicase domain-containing protein, translated to MDDFQTNIQVRLNVVSYDRIQADVTRFQQALNWEELYQYIRLFWMLRRGEVMKDLTDSQRAERKHFQDFRIAIKDPYLGICDAHRFLLPPVPRTLDDTPVTLQPVCDEPTSLSDAPSRACASLVTPQNRVILAQVNEHQLVIAPPGTGKTHAVIQRLVQLAGPNHLRGDLSTVLVVSFSRAAAAELSQRLALEMVRREGAIYQHPRISTLDSLTGVLLGSLLSNGAQTGYDANVRLLAQILEGGKGAEVQAEAVRLIRQRVRLVVIDEVQDVVGVRARLIRNLLSALSGTKHGVLILGDLRQAIYGFALEGMPLEERSMDAFWLIRELKVIYNDLELLAFTEQFRFSHSCKRLMVNLQTAMDDQAGNKLPGEHPDRNMLRSLLEEQPVLEDPLELANEDSRKTRVAILARTNREVRQLEVGCSILKERFNRPLKVVAESDGRGYPGWIGRVFGSLNTTERYTRAGFLEAYATRVSRTVNEASKNLDWLTTAFSINANGFLLNDIIEGIDRNPVVPTDLREQPQAGEVWISTIHQAKGREFDVVVIANLDRILDQRSSDPEECRLAYVAATRARREVYRCSGSYWLPNVFNWKFEFFDIGGLNDAAEVVAQQEFVAMQEALWREFRRLGRLRIHYAGDGRFGLEVAGLASTWKFGPGFTVEFADFVRKHLGVEDALNCQYSVRIIDVRTFVTGNPAFPFVLLPELSGCIERIGNR
- a CDS encoding Hsp70 family protein — encoded protein: MLWIGIDFGTTNSASAMIEQQRFAETLGGPTGDLPIPSMISYFQDAYRYGFDALKASLTDGDNSLIITGLKPQLGRAPELRIGPKTFHTEELVTRFLKSLIEQLFGGRPAPDMLGAVIATPVEFPPAHRQALLRAARGAGISQVEFVYEPTAAVYSAIQHGDFPEGPVGVIDWGGGTVDITIVRCARSPNRIEDLNVNARSSGLGGRDLDLRILSKALSRCPDAQSWFDSANRSIQSSILSRLERGKIAYLSTGSLANNTDFWQQDTPPELYPYFKLTGPMIEECLDWFVDKVRRLAIETTRSANLAIEDVAHYLLVGGPPQSAMVRKKLQMIWPQARELVVENRQRATVRGCAILAERGFELALSADIAIRQFDDRLHYVLRKGQPFPRGSGELTYREYKYRVTDLAAPQAVLEVGYVPDRGQYEPLEILSVPVVHRRDPDLRSAIPYDVRLRVGLDEYLYVTAMAIGRIQLDGLDNYQETREQVELSRIPLALVPGTSRSTHG